Proteins co-encoded in one Arachis hypogaea cultivar Tifrunner chromosome 11, arahy.Tifrunner.gnm2.J5K5, whole genome shotgun sequence genomic window:
- the LOC112723376 gene encoding protein FAR1-RELATED SEQUENCE 5: MGQEFSHEGVNSEHTSYDQYEQEEGKHEEVDVDYMDEDDTNVEPMFDYHGFDEGYNIDSLEDIGMIEFWNIRDEDVCHFHFSDVDIAFEFYNRYARTRGFSARKNRTRKSRAGALKLKNFVCHREGFRPPNNYGIGNLKRKPTPETRCGCSAMMEIRVDAPSGRWFISYFSDEHNHPLLDPRLTGLLPGHRFMSEADIGHMVNMKKGGISVGQIYWALANQAGGYEYLSFTQRDMYNKIAKQRRQLPGDAYAALKYLEDQATNDPSLYFNHHMDADGTLRNLFWCDGLSRADYSLFGDVLAFDATYKRNKYMCPLVVFSGVNHHNQTIIFAAALICDEEKDTYRWLLQQLKVAMNGKAPVSVITDGDLSMKFAIEKEFPNAHHRLCAWHLIRNATSNIGKPQFTSMFRKCMLGDYEIDVFRQKWFEMVERFGVENKNWVLDMYKKRHSWATAHIRGKFFAGFRTTSRCEGLNSIIAKYVNSRYNLVEFIQHFNRCVDHIRWKEVQADLASVNGRPIMQTCFQQLERSAANVYTLSIFHMFQPILVRAASMKVINMRQTGSYVIYSVGLDQTPNEMWRVFCCDIEMEFNCSCMRMESFGIPCEHIVCVLVHEDIEELPRSLVLPRWTKTAKVGLQNAVGLHWDSLMLSQYGCLMDWFRQLANFACRDNERFIFTREMAMNLLKQFKEEDAAQKGGVNDADSVRDGVQVDASGAGLATNDLGHSMPRDPRKCRTKGGASQSNKRKHRCGHCGMEGHNRTTCRVRRGISQSEGLGNDTFDNDSDDHMNIEDDSFVYDESASYSSNEVL; this comes from the exons ATGGGTCAGGAATTTTCTCATGAAGGGGTTAATAGCGAGCATACATCATATGATCAGTATGAGCAGGAGGAAGGAAAACATGAGGAAGTTGATGTGGATTATATGGATGAGGACGACACAAATGTGGAACCAATGTTCGATTATCACGGCTTCGATGAAGGGTATAACATTGACTCACTCGAAGACATTGGTATGATTGAATTTTGGAACATCAGGGATGAAGATGTATGTCATTTTCACTTTTCTGATGTCGACATTGCATTTGAGTTCTACAATAGATATGCAAGGACAAGAGGCTTTAGTGCTCGGAAGAACAGGACTAGGAAGAGTCGTGCGGGCGCACTTAAGTTGAAGAATTTTGTATGTCATCGTGAAGGATTTAGACCGCCAAATAATTACGGCATCGGAAACCTTAAGAGAAAACCTACACCCGAGACAAGGTGTGGCTGCAGTGCAATGATGGAGATTCGTGTAGATGCACCTAGCGGTCGttggtttatttcttatttttctgaTGAACACAATCATCCGCTTCTGGATCCTCGGTTGACTGGATTGCTCCCTGGGCATAGATTCATGTCCGAGGCTGATATTGGCCACATGGTTAACATGAAAAAGGGTGGGATTAGTGTTGGGCAGATATATTGGGCATTAGCAAATCAGGCAGGTGGCTACGAGTATCTCTCTTTCACGCAAAGGGACATGTACAATAAAATAGCAAAGCAGAGGCGCCAATTACCCGGTGATGCATATGCAGCTTTGAAGTATTTAGAAGATCAAGCAACAAATGACCCTTCTCTCTATTTTAATCATCACATGGATGCCGATGGTACTTTGCGCAATTTATTCTGGTGCGATGGTCTCAGCAGGGCCGACTACTCATTATTTGGCGATGTGCTGGCGTTTGATGCTACCTATAAGAGGAATAAATATATGTGTCCACTGGTGGTATTTTCTGGTGTCAATCATCACAATCAAACAATTATCTTTGCTGCTGCTTTAATTTGCGATGAGGAAAAAGACACATACAGGTGGTTGCTACAACAACTGAAGGTAGCAATGAATGGGAAAGCACCTGTTTCGGTGATCACGGATGGTGATCTATCAATGAAGTTCGCCATTGAGAAAGAGTTTCCTAATGCACATCATAGATTATGTGCATGGCATCTGATTCGCAACGCAACAAGTAACATTGGCAAGCCCCAGTTTACATCCATGTTTAGAAAGTGTATGCTAGGCGActatgaaattgatgtatttcgTCAAAAGTGGTTTGAAATGGTTGAGAGATTTGGTGTCGAAAACAAGAATTGGGTCCTAGATATGtataaaaagagacattcatggGCAACTGCACATATAAGAGGGAAGTTTTTTGCTGGTTTTCGGACTACTTCTCGGTGCGAGGGATTAAACTCGATCATTGCAAAGTATGTCAACTCAAGGTACAATCTGGTTgagttcattcaacactttaATCGTTGTGTCGACCATATAAGGTGGAAAGAGGTCCAGGCTGACCTCGCCTCTGTGAATGGGAGACCCATTATGCAAACCTGTTTTCAACAGTTAGAGAGGAGTGCTGCGAATGTTTACACCCTATCAATATTTCATATGTTCCAACCAATCCTTGTACGGGCTGCATCAATGAAGGTAATAAATATGAGGCAAACTGGCTCTTATGTGATTTACTCTGTCGGTTTGGACCAAACGCCAAATGAGATGTGGCGTGTATTCTGTTGTGACATTGAGATGGAATTCAATTGTTCATGTATGAGAATGGAATCATTTGGCATACCTTGTGAACACATAGTTTGCGTCTTGGTGCATGAAGATATAGAGGAGTTGCCAAGGTCATTAGTCTTGCCTCGGTGGACCAAGACTGCCAAAGTGGGTTTGCAAAATGCGGTTGGGCTTCATTGGGATTCTTTGATGCTAAGTCAGTACGGTTGTTTGATGGATTGGTTTAGGCAACTAGCCAACTTTGCTTGCCGAGATAACGAGAGATTTATCTTTACACGGGAAATGGCTATGAATTTGTTGAAACAATTTAAGGAGGAAGATGCTGCACAAAAAGGGGGGGTCAATGATGCAGATAGTGTAAGAGATGGTGTGCAAGTGGATGCTTCTGGAGCTGGGCTCGCAACCAATGATCTCGGACATAGCATGCCAAGGGACCCAAGAAAATGTAGGACAAAAGGGGGGGCTTCACAGTCCAATAAAAGAAAACATCGATGTGGACATTGTGGCATGGAGGGCCACAATCGAACAACTTGTCGTGTTCGTCGTGGCATCTCACAGTCAGAAGGCCTTGGAAATGACACATTTGATAATGACTCGGATGACCACATGAACATTGAAGATGACTCATTT GTATATGATGAGAGTGCTTCCTACAGTAGCAATGAGGTGCTGTAA